In Helianthus annuus cultivar XRQ/B chromosome 9, HanXRQr2.0-SUNRISE, whole genome shotgun sequence, the following are encoded in one genomic region:
- the LOC110875659 gene encoding uncharacterized protein LOC110875659, which produces MTDASNVDDAEIARQEAINNKMMEAAEKVMNANLPKLAQEVESRVLGIVDEMMASKIEELKEMIEGSRTKSKERRCTYKDFMACNPFSYKGEVDPIKCQRWIANVEAVFVRSRCEKEDQVMFATGQLQQQAKDWWDTKCKEIGEERLETLTWQEFKELFLKHHCPQSAIDRIQDEFLHLRQQNESIDEITNIFYDKLKFCDDFVKSERMKINRYYGMLKAEYREFITPSKCETLGELINLARDREIELKRQVERGEKRVAEKPSATSPSKKPKQHDTRSKGGSKSGITPCKTCGKLHTGECLMAKKGCYNCGQEGHSYFKCPSPVRTCFNCFTPGHVKADCPKLKQQGQKDEKKNENQKARGRMFQITTEEAKASPNVVSGIFLINQIPVNVLFDSGASKSFVSDELMCYPSFRRERMSVPLEVEVADSKSYLLCEICKNCKITIENEEFEIDLIPMTLGEFKVVVGMDWLSRYHAEIRCEAKVIHVFSPSGARISICGERKLETKLCTIVEAVKHARNEGKVYLVYVVDTRQKVPEIGKVEVVNEYVDVFPDELPGLPPEREVEFRIELNPGAKPVAKAPYRLAPTEMRELMTQIQELLDKGFVRPSVSPWGAPIDLRSGYHQLRVREEDVAKTAFRTRYGHYEFLVMPFGLTNAPAAFMDLMNRVCRPMLDKSVIVFIDDILVYSRSRAEHANHLREVLEILRKEKLYAKFSKCAFWLREVQFLGHVINKDGVLVDPTKVEAVVNWVPPKNPSEVRSFLGLAGYYRRFIQDFSKIALPLTRLTKKNEKFVWEVEQEKAFQTLKDKLSDAPILTLPEGSEDLVVYTDASHQGLGAVLMQRGKVIAYSSRQLKPHESNYPTHDLELAAVVFALKLWRHYLYGIKSTIYSDHKSLKYFFEQKELNMRQRRWLELIKDYDCEILYHPGKANVVADALSRKEYPSPIQVKSMKMTVTPKLLEVIKEAQMKSLNGDPKKERMKGLIGESEDEMRKHYPSLFGTY; this is translated from the exons ATGACGGACGCAAGTAATGTTGATGATGCTGAAATAGCCCGTCAAGAGGCAATTAATAATAAAATGATGGAAGCGGCAGAAAAAGTAATGAATGCCAACCTTCCCAAGCTAGCTCAAGAAGTTGAGAGCCGAGTTTTAGGGATTGTTGACGAGATGATGGCTAGCAAGATTGAGGAGCTAAAGGAAATGATTGAAGGATCCAGAACTAAAAGTAAGGAACGAAGGTGTACATATAAGGATTTTATGGCGTGTAATCCCTTTTCATATAAAGGAGAGGTGGATCCAATAAAGTGTCAAAGATGGATAGCCAACGTTGAAGCTGTGTTTGTGCGTAGTCGATGTGAGAAGGAAGATCAAGTAATGTTTGCTACGGGTCAACTTCAGCAACAAGCAAAGGATTGGTGGGATACTAAATGTAAAGAGATAGGGGAAGAAAGACTCGAAACCTTAACATGGCAAGAGTTCAAAGAGCTGTTCCTAAAACATCATTGCCCACAGTCGGCAATTGATAGAATACAAGATGAGTTCTTGCATCTTCGTCAACAGAATGAGTCTATTGATGAAATTACCAATATATTCTATGATAAGTTGAAGTTCTGTGATGATTTCGTCAAATctgaaaggatgaagatcaatcGGTACTATGGAATGTTGAAGGCTGAGTATAGGGAGTTCATTACTCCTTCAAAGTGTGAAACTTTGGGTGAACTCATCAATTTAGCCCGGGATAGGGAAATAGAACTGAAGCGACAAGTGGAAAGAGGAGAGAAAAGAGTTGCTGAAAAGCCATCAGCTACGAGTCCATCCAAGAAGCCTAAGCAACACGACACTAGAAGTAAAGGAGGATCGAAAAGTGGTATTACCCCTTGCAAAACTTGTGGAAAGCTTCACACCGGAGAATGCTTAATGGCAAAGAAGGGGTGTTATAACTGTGGACAGGAGGGACATTCTTACTTTAAGTGCCCTAGTCCCGTGAGGACGTGTTTCAATTGTTTCACTCCCGGTCATGTAAAAGCTGATTGTCCAAAGCTTAAACAACAAGGACAGAaggatgaaaagaagaatgaaaatCAGAAGGCTCGGGGAAGAATGTTTCAGATTACCACCGAGGAAGCTAAGGCCTCACCGAATGTCGTGTCAGGTATTTTCTTAATCAACCAAATACCTGTGAATGTGTTATTCGATTCTGGTGCTAGCAAATCTTTCGTGTCAGACGAACTTATGTGTTACCCCTCTTTTAGAAGGGAACGAATGTCTGTACCCTTAGAAGTAGAAGTAGCGGATAGTAAAAGTTATTTGTTATGTGAAATTTGTAAGAACTGTAAGATAACCATAGAAAATGAAGAATTTGAAATAGATCTCATTCCTATGACTTTGGGGGAATTCAAGGTGGTagtcgggatggattggttatcccgctATCACGCGGAAATTCGATGCGAGGCGAAAGTTATTCATGTATTCTCACCTAGTGGGGCTCGAATAAGCATTTGTGgggaaagaaagttagaaacaaAACTGTGCACGATTGTCGAGGCGGTGAAGCACGCAAGAAACGAGGGAAAGGTTTACTTGGTTTATGTAGTGGATACAAGACAGAAGGTGCCTGAAATTGGAAAAGTAGAAGTGGTGAATGAATATGTGGATGTGTTCCCGGATGAGTTACCGGGATTGCCACCTGAGCGAGAGGTGGAATTCCGAATCGAATTAAACCCGGGTGCCAAGCCAGTGGCTAAAGCTCCTTATAGATTAGCTCCCACTGAGATGCGAGAGCTAATGACACAGATACAGGAATTACTCGATAAGGGTTTCGTACGCCCgagtgtgtcgccttggggagccccg atcgatttgcgttcGGGGTATCACCAACTTCGGGTACGGGAAGAAGATGTTGCGAAAACTGCGTTCAGGACCCGATACgggcattacgagtttttagTAATGCCATTCGGACTGACTAACGCCCCGGCCgctttcatggatttgatgaatagagtatGTCGGCCCATGCTGGATAAGTCTGTTATAGTATTTATAGATGATATCCTTGTGTACTCTCGCAGTAGAGCCGAACATGCAAATCATTTGCGTGAAGTGTTAGAGATTCTTCGGAAAGAGAAGttatacgctaagttttccaaatgtgcCTTCTGGCTtagagaggtgcaatttcttggcCACGTCATTAATAAAGATGGTGTTTTGGTAGACCCAACTAAAGTAGAGGCTGTTGTGAACTGGGTTCCTCCTAAGAACCCGAGTGAAGTGAGAAGTTTTCTGGGATTGGCTGGGTATTACCGAAGGTTTATacaggatttttccaaaatagcgTTGCCTTTAACCAGACTAACCAAGAAGAATGAGAAGTTTGTGTGGGAAGTTGAGCAAGAGAAGGCATTCCAAACCTTGAAGGATAAGCTGTCTGACGCCCCAATTCTAACCTTACCCGAAGGTTCAGAAGACTTGGTAGTATATACTGATGCTTCACATCAGGGCTTGGGGGCTGTTTTAATGCAACGGGGTAAAGTGATAGCATATTCTTCAAGGCAGCTTAAACCACATGAAAGTAACTACCCAACACACGATTTAGAATTGGCTGCAGTAGTATTCGCGTTGAAATtgtggcgacattatttgtacggaATTAAAAGTACCatatattcggatcacaagagtctcaaGTATTTCTTCGaacaaaaagaattgaatatgagacaacgaAGGTGGTTAGAATTAATtaaggattatgattgtgaaatccttTATCATCCCGGGAAAGCCAATGTTGTAGCAGATGCGTTAAGCCGGAAGGAATACCCATCACCCATACAAGTTAAGTCAATGAAGATGACTGTCACCCCTAAACTTTTGGAGGTAATCAAAGAGGCTCAAATGAAATCCTTAAATGGTGATCCGAAGAAGGAAAGAATGAAAGGCCTGATTGGGGAATCTGAAGATGAAATGCGAAAGCACTACCCATCTCTTTTTGGTACGtattaa